In Wenyingzhuangia fucanilytica, the following are encoded in one genomic region:
- a CDS encoding TonB-dependent receptor domain-containing protein, with product MKTNCLFFLMMLFCVNFYAQQTINVKGKVLEEKNGKPITSATISVTGSSEVVITDAKGGFVLELSESLPVEIVINALGFKDYRYIITQREEDITIRLKEGVTSLDAIVISASRTPESVFESPVSIERLGTKQIENTTSATFYDGLENLKGVDVNTSSLTFKSINTRGFATFANTRFVQLVDGMDNSSPGLNFPLGNLIGLNELDVQSVELLPGASSALYGANAFNGILFMRSKSPFSQEGTSVYGKTGVTSSENAGTNEFIDVGVRVAKKVTDQFAVKFTTSLLKATDWFATDSRNIDEDGKIIDGSRSTEIDYNGINIYGDEFTNPTDLGFGIVSRTGYSEQSLINPDTDSFRAALAMHWRPFKDNDETEVIYSSKYGTGNTIYQGASRYALRNFVMHQHKLEIQSKHLMLRSYVTIENAGDSYDIRFAGINTLRAENAATKAYNQVNGTNLSVDELWFGTYGNALAGNIPGVPAGNRVAARGAADASFRTDPNSAEFRSIFNSVINNPDLTQGAKFVDSSRLYHTDINYNFHELIDFAEVQIGGSARRYVLNSDGTIFTDTSDGNITYDEYGIYTQLQKKALDDRLKLTGSIRYDKAQNFNGNFSPRLSVAFSPDTESNHIFRASYQTGFRNPTTQDQYIGLNLGNTILLGSAPDNPIRYNKVFSVDSPAGQSAVGGATVNFNGLQGYNNSFTRSSVEKFGEAVEATSNYLQSPAGGGHSKPAADAMAAGANAGLLKKSNVNYVKPEQVTSYELGYRGRLGGTIVVDLSAYYNKYKDFIAVVTTVSPLYGNVSAIKPAEAATDVNTQLLLNALGKDEFTPTSLYTNTSADIASYGANIGIEAKIFGNYDFGINYSYAKQDFDQSQDPDFETSFNTPEHKVKLSFGNSDFYKGLGFGINARWQDAYYWESTFVDGQIDARTLLDVQLMYDIKNWNSNVKIGGANILGNEYEAAPGAGTIGSQFYGSWTYNF from the coding sequence ATGAAAACTAATTGCTTATTCTTTTTAATGATGCTTTTTTGTGTCAATTTTTATGCTCAGCAGACGATTAATGTGAAAGGGAAGGTGTTAGAAGAGAAAAATGGAAAGCCAATCACATCGGCAACAATTTCAGTTACTGGCTCGTCTGAGGTCGTAATTACAGATGCTAAAGGAGGCTTCGTTTTAGAATTATCTGAATCACTTCCTGTAGAAATTGTTATTAATGCTTTAGGGTTTAAAGACTATAGATATATCATCACTCAAAGAGAAGAAGATATTACAATAAGGTTAAAAGAAGGAGTTACTAGTTTAGATGCGATTGTAATTTCAGCATCAAGAACTCCTGAAAGTGTTTTTGAATCTCCAGTATCTATAGAGCGTTTGGGGACTAAGCAAATAGAGAATACAACATCGGCTACTTTTTATGATGGATTAGAAAATTTAAAAGGGGTTGATGTAAATACAAGTAGTTTAACTTTTAAGTCTATCAATACTCGTGGTTTTGCAACTTTTGCAAATACTCGTTTTGTGCAATTGGTGGATGGTATGGATAACTCTTCACCGGGTTTAAACTTTCCTTTAGGAAACTTAATAGGTTTAAATGAATTAGATGTGCAGTCTGTTGAATTATTGCCTGGGGCATCATCTGCTTTATATGGAGCCAATGCATTTAACGGAATTTTGTTTATGCGTAGTAAAAGTCCATTTAGCCAAGAAGGAACTAGTGTTTATGGAAAAACAGGAGTAACTTCTTCTGAAAATGCTGGAACAAATGAATTTATAGATGTTGGAGTTAGAGTGGCTAAAAAAGTAACAGATCAGTTTGCTGTTAAATTTACCACATCATTATTAAAAGCTACAGATTGGTTTGCTACCGACAGTAGAAATATTGATGAAGATGGAAAGATTATAGATGGGAGTAGAAGTACCGAGATAGATTATAATGGTATCAATATATATGGAGATGAATTTACAAATCCTACAGATTTAGGATTTGGAATAGTGTCAAGAACAGGATATAGTGAGCAAAGTTTAATTAACCCAGACACCGATAGTTTTAGAGCTGCATTGGCTATGCACTGGAGACCTTTTAAAGATAATGACGAAACGGAAGTTATTTATAGTAGTAAATATGGAACGGGAAATACTATTTACCAAGGAGCTAGTAGGTATGCACTTCGTAATTTTGTAATGCACCAACACAAATTAGAAATCCAATCAAAACATTTAATGTTGCGTAGTTATGTAACTATAGAAAATGCTGGGGATTCTTATGATATCCGATTTGCGGGGATTAATACACTTAGGGCTGAAAATGCTGCAACAAAAGCATATAATCAAGTAAATGGAACTAATTTGTCTGTGGATGAATTATGGTTTGGAACTTATGGGAATGCCTTGGCAGGAAATATTCCTGGAGTACCTGCCGGAAATAGAGTAGCAGCAAGAGGAGCAGCTGACGCTTCTTTTAGAACAGATCCTAATAGCGCTGAGTTTAGATCAATTTTTAACTCAGTTATTAATAATCCAGATTTAACTCAAGGGGCAAAATTTGTTGATAGTTCAAGATTGTATCATACAGATATTAATTACAATTTTCATGAATTGATTGATTTTGCGGAGGTACAAATTGGAGGTTCTGCAAGAAGATATGTGTTGAACTCTGACGGAACAATATTTACAGATACCTCAGATGGAAACATTACTTATGATGAATATGGTATTTATACGCAATTGCAAAAGAAAGCCTTAGACGATAGGTTAAAGTTAACAGGATCTATTCGTTATGATAAAGCGCAAAATTTTAATGGTAATTTTTCTCCAAGACTTTCAGTTGCTTTTAGTCCAGATACTGAAAGTAATCATATTTTTAGAGCTTCTTATCAAACTGGGTTTAGAAACCCTACAACACAAGATCAGTATATTGGGTTGAATTTAGGGAACACCATTTTATTAGGGTCTGCACCAGATAACCCAATAAGATATAACAAAGTATTTAGCGTTGATTCTCCTGCGGGTCAATCAGCTGTTGGTGGTGCTACTGTTAATTTTAATGGATTACAAGGGTATAACAACTCTTTTACAAGATCTTCGGTTGAAAAATTTGGGGAAGCTGTAGAGGCTACATCTAATTATTTACAGTCTCCTGCTGGAGGAGGGCATAGTAAACCTGCTGCCGATGCAATGGCTGCTGGAGCAAATGCAGGATTATTAAAAAAATCAAATGTAAATTATGTAAAGCCTGAACAAGTAACATCTTATGAGTTAGGGTATAGAGGTAGATTAGGAGGAACTATTGTAGTTGATTTAAGTGCATACTATAATAAGTATAAAGATTTTATTGCTGTAGTTACAACCGTTTCTCCTTTATATGGAAATGTGTCGGCAATAAAGCCTGCAGAAGCAGCGACAGATGTAAATACGCAATTGTTGTTAAATGCATTAGGAAAAGACGAGTTCACTCCAACTTCTTTATACACAAATACAAGTGCTGATATAGCTTCATACGGAGCTAACATAGGTATAGAGGCTAAAATTTTTGGAAACTATGATTTTGGAATTAATTATAGTTATGCTAAACAAGATTTTGATCAATCTCAAGATCCAGATTTTGAAACAAGTTTTAATACTCCAGAACATAAAGTAAAGTTGTCTTTTGGAAATTCAGATTTCTATAAAGGTTTAGGATTTGGTATAAATGCGCGTTGGCAAGATGCTTATTATTGGGAGTCTACTTTTGTAGATGGTCAAATTGATGCTAGAACATTATTAGATGTTCAGTTGATGTATGATATTAAAAATTGGAATTCTAATGTAAAAATAGGAGGAGCTAATATTTTAGGAAACGAATATGAGGCAGCTCCTGGAGCAGGAACAATTGGTTCTCAGTTTTACGGATCATGGACCTATAATTTTTAA
- the atpD gene encoding F0F1 ATP synthase subunit beta: MSKTTGKIAQIIGPVIDVAFETGTELPKIYDSLLINRSNGSTLVLEVEQHVGEGTVRCIAMDSSDGLSRGQEVIVTGVPIKVPVGDNIYGRLFNVSGDPIDGLPVLPTDGDNGLPIHRAAPKFEDLSVSTEVLFTGIKVIDLIEPYAKGGKIGLFGGAGVGKTVLIQELINNIAKGHGGLSVFAGVGERTREGNDLMREMIEAGIISYGEAFEHSMEQGGWDLEKIDQEKMKESKVTFVFGQMNEPPGARARVALSGLTIAEYFRDGAGQGEGHGKDVLFFVDNIFRFTQAGSEVSALLGRMPSAVGYQPTLATEMGAMQERITSTKTGSITSVQAVYVPADDLTDPAPATTFAHLDATTVLSRKIAELGIYPAVDPLDSTSRILSADILGKEHYECAQNVKELLQRYKELQDIIAILGMEELSEEDKLVVHRARRAQRFLSQPFHVAEQFTGIPGVLVDIKDTIKGFNMIMNGELDKYPEAAFNLKGSIQEAIDAGEKMLVEA, from the coding sequence ATGTCTAAAACAACAGGAAAAATCGCTCAAATTATTGGACCAGTAATTGATGTTGCTTTCGAAACTGGGACTGAGCTTCCAAAAATTTACGATTCTTTATTAATTAATCGATCTAACGGTAGTACGTTGGTGTTAGAGGTTGAACAACACGTAGGTGAGGGTACAGTAAGATGTATCGCTATGGATTCTTCTGATGGATTATCAAGAGGTCAAGAGGTAATAGTTACTGGAGTGCCTATTAAAGTTCCTGTTGGGGATAACATTTACGGGCGTTTATTTAACGTAAGTGGTGATCCTATTGATGGTTTACCAGTATTACCAACAGACGGAGATAATGGTTTGCCAATTCACCGTGCAGCACCTAAATTTGAAGACTTATCAGTTTCTACTGAAGTTTTATTTACAGGGATTAAAGTAATTGACTTAATTGAGCCTTATGCAAAAGGAGGTAAAATTGGTTTATTCGGTGGTGCTGGAGTAGGTAAAACAGTATTGATTCAGGAGTTAATCAACAACATTGCAAAAGGACACGGAGGTTTATCTGTATTCGCAGGAGTTGGTGAAAGAACTCGTGAAGGAAATGACTTGATGCGTGAAATGATCGAAGCTGGAATTATCTCTTATGGAGAAGCTTTTGAACATTCAATGGAGCAAGGTGGTTGGGATCTTGAAAAGATCGACCAAGAAAAAATGAAAGAATCTAAAGTAACGTTTGTATTTGGACAAATGAATGAACCACCTGGTGCACGTGCTCGTGTAGCTTTATCTGGTTTAACAATTGCTGAATACTTCCGTGATGGAGCTGGACAAGGAGAAGGACATGGTAAAGATGTATTATTCTTTGTTGATAATATTTTCCGTTTTACTCAAGCGGGTTCTGAGGTATCTGCCTTATTAGGTCGTATGCCATCAGCAGTAGGATACCAACCAACATTAGCAACTGAAATGGGAGCTATGCAGGAGCGTATTACTTCTACAAAAACAGGATCTATTACATCTGTACAAGCGGTTTATGTACCAGCGGATGATTTAACTGACCCTGCACCAGCAACAACGTTTGCTCACTTAGATGCTACTACAGTATTATCTCGTAAAATTGCGGAATTAGGTATTTATCCAGCGGTAGACCCGTTAGATTCTACTTCTAGAATTTTATCTGCTGATATTTTAGGTAAAGAGCACTATGAATGTGCGCAAAACGTAAAAGAGTTATTACAACGTTATAAAGAATTACAAGATATCATTGCTATTTTAGGAATGGAAGAATTATCTGAAGAAGATAAATTGGTAGTTCATAGAGCACGTAGAGCTCAACGTTTCTTATCTCAGCCTTTCCACGTTGCAGAACAATTTACAGGTATTCCTGGAGTATTGGTTGATATTAAAGATACTATCAAAGGATTCAACATGATTATGAATGGTGAATTAGATAAATATCCTGAAGCGGCATTTAACTTAAAAGGATCTATCCAAGAAGCGATTGATGCTGGAGAGAAAATGTTAGTAGAGGCATAA
- a CDS encoding FoF1 ATP synthase subunit delta/epsilon, whose translation MYLEIVSPEAVLFSSKVDSVSVPGIQGEFQMLNNHAPIVSVLGKGVVKIHVHTQEHLELDNMSGIIEPHADDDKVLTIKIKSGTIEMKDNRAIILAD comes from the coding sequence ATGTATTTAGAAATAGTATCACCAGAAGCCGTATTGTTTTCATCTAAAGTTGATTCAGTATCGGTACCTGGAATTCAAGGAGAGTTTCAAATGTTGAACAATCACGCACCTATAGTTTCTGTATTAGGAAAAGGAGTTGTGAAAATTCATGTACATACTCAAGAACACCTAGAATTAGATAATATGTCTGGTATTATTGAACCACATGCTGATGATGATAAAGTGTTAACTATAAAAATCAAAAGCGGTACAATTGAGATGAAAGACAATAGAGCAATCATCTTAGCAGACTAA
- a CDS encoding aminotransferase class I/II-fold pyridoxal phosphate-dependent enzyme: protein MQELPTSLQKKLQDRRKDNALRTLHVANPLGVDFYSNDYLGFAKSSVIANRASHVLLDSGVQNGSTGSRLISGTHPLHLEVENELAQYHNAQSGLLYNSGYDANVGLFSSILQKNDVLLFDELIHASVRDGIRLSTANNYKFKHNNLADLEAKILRFKTAATTIYIAVETVYSMDGDVAPLKKLVALCEKHNANLIVDEAHSGGVFGDYGKGLACELGVESKIFARVHTFGKALGCHGAVVLGSSDLRDYLINFSRAFIYTTAIPLHAVATIKAAFAELSKGKAINLLKENITYFKNELEELHLKDYFIESISAIQCCLVPGNDEVKKVALSIQEQGFLVKPIMSPTVPKGQERLRICLHAHNSKKEIKDLLLLLSSLVK, encoded by the coding sequence ATGCAGGAACTCCCAACATCATTACAGAAAAAACTACAAGACAGACGCAAAGATAATGCGTTAAGAACTTTGCATGTAGCCAATCCTTTAGGAGTGGATTTTTATTCTAATGATTATTTAGGTTTTGCAAAATCATCAGTAATAGCCAATAGGGCATCTCATGTTTTATTGGATTCTGGTGTGCAGAATGGTAGTACGGGTTCAAGACTGATTTCGGGAACTCATCCTTTACATTTAGAGGTAGAAAATGAATTGGCTCAATATCACAATGCTCAATCGGGCTTGCTATACAATTCTGGCTATGATGCCAATGTTGGTTTGTTTTCATCCATTCTTCAAAAAAATGACGTTTTGTTGTTTGATGAATTGATTCACGCTTCTGTAAGGGATGGAATAAGATTAAGTACTGCAAATAACTATAAGTTTAAGCACAATAATTTAGCGGATTTAGAAGCTAAAATACTTAGGTTTAAAACAGCTGCAACAACTATATATATTGCAGTAGAAACTGTGTATTCTATGGATGGTGATGTTGCTCCTTTAAAGAAGCTAGTTGCTTTATGTGAAAAACACAATGCAAATTTAATTGTTGATGAAGCCCATTCAGGAGGAGTTTTTGGTGACTATGGAAAAGGTTTGGCTTGTGAATTAGGAGTCGAATCTAAAATTTTTGCAAGAGTCCATACTTTTGGAAAAGCATTAGGTTGTCATGGAGCAGTTGTTTTAGGTTCTTCGGATTTAAGAGATTATTTAATCAATTTTTCTAGAGCTTTTATCTATACTACTGCTATTCCGTTACACGCTGTAGCAACTATAAAGGCTGCTTTTGCTGAGTTGAGTAAAGGAAAAGCAATTAATTTACTTAAAGAGAACATTACTTATTTTAAAAATGAGCTAGAGGAATTACATCTAAAAGATTATTTTATTGAAAGTATCAGTGCTATTCAATGTTGTTTAGTTCCTGGAAATGACGAAGTAAAAAAAGTAGCTTTAAGTATTCAAGAGCAAGGTTTTTTAGTAAAACCTATTATGTCCCCAACGGTTCCTAAAGGTCAGGAACGATTGAGAATTTGTTTACACGCTCATAATAGCAAAAAAGAAATTAAGGACTTATTGTTATTGTTGAGTTCACTTGTTAAATAA
- the bioD gene encoding dethiobiotin synthase, translating into MSKSIFVTGISTEVGKTLVSAILVEALNADYWKPVQAGELSFSDADKVKSLISNQISTFHPITYALNTPMSPHAAADIDGITIELDKIITPKTENNLVIEGAGGILVPINHQELIIDIIPKEALVVVVSRHYLGSINHTLMTVELLKQKGFNVVIVFSGNEHKTTEDIIKKMTGVKVIGRVEEEAVIDKSVVKKYADLFKENLENELK; encoded by the coding sequence ATGTCAAAATCAATTTTTGTAACAGGTATTTCTACAGAAGTAGGAAAAACATTAGTGTCTGCTATTTTGGTTGAGGCATTAAATGCAGATTATTGGAAACCAGTACAGGCTGGAGAATTATCATTTTCTGATGCAGATAAAGTAAAGAGTTTAATTTCTAATCAGATTTCTACTTTTCATCCTATCACTTATGCCTTAAATACGCCAATGAGTCCACATGCGGCTGCTGATATTGATGGAATAACTATTGAGCTTGATAAAATCATCACCCCAAAAACTGAGAATAATTTGGTTATTGAGGGAGCAGGAGGAATTTTAGTGCCAATCAACCATCAAGAATTAATAATAGACATCATTCCAAAAGAAGCTTTAGTAGTGGTGGTATCTAGACATTACTTAGGAAGCATCAACCACACTTTAATGACTGTTGAATTGTTAAAGCAAAAAGGTTTTAATGTTGTGATTGTTTTTAGTGGAAATGAGCATAAAACTACCGAAGACATTATTAAAAAGATGACTGGGGTAAAGGTGATTGGTCGAGTAGAAGAAGAGGCTGTAATTGATAAATCTGTAGTAAAAAAGTATGCAGATTTATTTAAAGAAAATTTAGAAAATGAGCTTAAATAA
- the bioA gene encoding adenosylmethionine--8-amino-7-oxononanoate transaminase — MSLNKRDQKHLWHPLTQHKMTKDHLAIKSAKGIYLYDEQGHKYIDAISSWYTCVYGHCHPQVVKKVTDQVSQLDQVVFAGFTHEPAVELSEKLMEILPSNQQKIFFSDNGSTTVDIAMKMSLQYHFNQGKKKLRIIAFENAFHGDTFGAMSVSGLDVYNGPFEDVVLNIDRISVPNDANLKDVINAFTAIVETDEVACFVFEPLVQGANCMRMHKAEHLDMLIEIAQKNDVICVADEVMTGFGKTGSIFAADELQNKPDIMCLSKALTAGMVPMGLTTCTQKIYDAFYADEIAKGFFHGHTYSANPITCAAAIASIELIQSDEIQQGIKMINQNHLIFADKLRNHSKVENIRVKGVILAIDLNISIDRYGKDRNVIFNYFMDKGIYLRPLGNTLYIVPPYIMQEEQLNFIYEEIFRYIYEA, encoded by the coding sequence ATGAGCTTAAATAAAAGAGATCAAAAACATTTATGGCATCCGTTAACCCAGCACAAAATGACCAAAGATCATTTGGCTATAAAAAGTGCTAAAGGCATTTATTTATATGATGAACAAGGGCATAAATATATAGACGCTATTTCTTCTTGGTACACATGTGTGTATGGACATTGTCATCCGCAGGTGGTAAAAAAAGTTACAGATCAGGTCTCTCAATTAGATCAGGTTGTGTTTGCTGGGTTTACTCATGAACCCGCTGTGGAGCTTTCAGAAAAGTTGATGGAAATTTTGCCGTCGAACCAACAAAAAATATTCTTTTCGGACAATGGTTCTACTACGGTCGATATCGCAATGAAAATGAGTTTGCAATACCATTTTAACCAAGGTAAAAAAAAGTTGAGAATCATTGCTTTTGAAAATGCATTTCATGGAGATACTTTTGGAGCAATGTCTGTTTCTGGCCTAGATGTGTATAATGGTCCTTTTGAAGACGTTGTTTTAAATATAGATAGAATTTCGGTTCCTAATGATGCTAATTTAAAAGATGTCATTAACGCTTTTACAGCAATTGTAGAAACAGATGAAGTGGCTTGTTTTGTGTTTGAGCCTTTGGTGCAAGGAGCTAATTGTATGCGTATGCATAAAGCTGAACATTTAGATATGCTGATAGAAATAGCACAGAAAAATGATGTGATTTGTGTGGCAGATGAGGTGATGACTGGTTTTGGTAAAACAGGAAGTATTTTTGCTGCTGATGAGTTGCAAAACAAACCTGATATTATGTGTTTGTCTAAGGCCTTAACGGCTGGAATGGTTCCAATGGGATTGACAACCTGTACTCAGAAAATTTATGATGCTTTTTATGCAGATGAGATTGCTAAGGGTTTTTTTCACGGTCATACTTATTCGGCTAATCCCATTACTTGTGCCGCAGCAATTGCTAGTATTGAGTTGATTCAATCTGACGAAATACAGCAAGGAATTAAAATGATTAACCAAAATCACTTAATTTTTGCTGATAAATTAAGGAATCATTCTAAGGTTGAAAACATTAGAGTTAAAGGGGTGATTTTAGCAATTGACCTAAATATTTCTATTGATAGGTATGGAAAAGACAGAAATGTAATCTTTAATTATTTTATGGATAAGGGGATTTATTTAAGGCCTTTAGGGAATACTTTGTACATAGTTCCTCCATATATTATGCAAGAAGAACAGTTAAACTTTATTTATGAAGAAATTTTTCGCTATATTTATGAAGCATAG
- a CDS encoding THUMP-like domain-containing protein — MNVAILQKEVQDFISQNLQTDITKLVLKGSPFKTITTPELVEQIEAKKKCDKKLPNWYKTDNIYYPNKLNIEQTSSEATAQFKSSLISGNTIIDVTGGFGVDCYAFSKHFNSVKHCELNSDLSAIVNHNFQQLEVKNITTVDGNGIDYILNNNISYDWIYIDPSRRNDIKGKVFLLEDCLPNVPLHLKDLLEKSQQILIKNSPLMDITSCVQELQFVKEIHIIALHNEVKEVLVFIEKDHANEITIKATNLGKETQSFEFTYLQDYDYELSLPLKYLYEPNSAILKSGGFSAVANQFRLGKLHQHSHLYTSDDLIDFPGRQFEILEVLSYNKKELLKRLPLKKANITTRNFKESVANIRKKTGIKDGGDIYLFFTTNKKEEQIVLLSKKI; from the coding sequence TTGAACGTAGCCATTTTACAAAAAGAGGTTCAAGATTTTATTTCTCAAAACCTACAAACAGATATTACCAAATTGGTTTTAAAAGGAAGTCCTTTTAAAACCATTACTACTCCTGAACTTGTTGAACAAATTGAAGCTAAAAAAAAGTGCGACAAAAAATTACCTAATTGGTACAAAACAGATAATATATACTATCCAAACAAATTAAACATAGAGCAAACTTCATCAGAAGCTACTGCTCAGTTTAAAAGTTCTTTAATTAGCGGAAATACTATTATTGATGTTACTGGTGGATTTGGAGTAGATTGCTATGCATTTTCAAAACATTTTAATTCTGTTAAGCATTGCGAATTAAACAGTGATTTATCGGCTATTGTAAACCACAATTTCCAACAGCTTGAGGTTAAAAATATTACCACAGTTGATGGAAATGGAATTGATTACATTCTAAACAACAACATTTCTTATGATTGGATTTACATAGATCCATCAAGAAGAAATGATATAAAAGGAAAAGTATTTCTATTAGAAGATTGTTTGCCAAACGTTCCTTTACATCTTAAAGATTTATTAGAAAAAAGCCAACAAATACTTATTAAAAACTCTCCTTTAATGGATATTACAAGTTGTGTTCAAGAACTACAATTTGTAAAAGAAATACACATTATTGCGCTACATAATGAGGTAAAAGAGGTATTGGTTTTTATAGAAAAAGATCATGCTAATGAAATAACTATAAAAGCTACCAACTTAGGAAAAGAAACACAAAGTTTTGAATTTACTTACTTACAAGATTACGATTACGAGCTTTCTCTACCTTTAAAATATTTATACGAACCCAATAGTGCTATTTTAAAATCTGGTGGATTTTCGGCCGTTGCAAATCAATTTAGGCTTGGTAAATTACATCAACACTCCCACTTATACACTTCTGATGATCTTATTGATTTTCCTGGAAGGCAATTTGAAATTCTTGAAGTATTATCCTATAATAAAAAGGAACTTTTAAAAAGATTACCCTTAAAAAAGGCCAATATCACCACAAGAAACTTTAAAGAAAGTGTAGCTAATATTCGCAAAAAAACAGGAATCAAAGACGGAGGAGATATTTATTTGTTTTTTACCACAAATAAGAAAGAAGAACAAATTGTTCTTCTTTCTAAAAAAATATAA
- a CDS encoding AI-2E family transporter translates to MTAKTISNGLLRTIAILAGIIALIWFFIQIQTIIVYILVSAVLALISRPLVRFFKQKLKFKNSFAVITTILIYTFFIAVIINLFAPLISKQSENIALLNSETFKKNITHISNEVNEYLLLKNIDILEKTKNIDFLPGVKNIPNVINVVLSKLGSFSMALFSILFITFFFMLDAKILSKGTFVLIPQNHLIHAVRSVETIKDLLSRYFIGLVIQISILFCIYTLILSIFNIENPIIIAFLCALFNLIPYIGPLIGAVVMFIFATTNNLALDFQTEILPNTLYIMIGYGIAQLIDNFVSQPIIFSKSVKSHPLEIFLVIMIFGNLFGILGMVISIPVYTALKVIAKEFFYKYQAVKLLTKDF, encoded by the coding sequence ATGACAGCAAAAACCATAAGTAACGGACTTTTAAGAACCATTGCAATACTCGCTGGAATTATTGCTTTAATTTGGTTTTTTATACAAATACAAACCATTATTGTTTACATACTTGTCTCTGCTGTTTTGGCTTTAATTTCTAGACCTTTGGTTAGGTTTTTTAAACAAAAATTAAAGTTTAAAAACAGTTTTGCTGTAATCACTACTATTTTAATTTACACCTTTTTTATTGCGGTTATCATCAATTTATTTGCACCATTAATTAGCAAACAAAGTGAAAATATTGCTTTATTAAACTCCGAAACTTTTAAAAAGAACATCACTCATATTAGCAATGAAGTAAACGAATATTTACTTCTTAAGAATATTGATATTTTAGAAAAAACAAAAAACATAGATTTTTTACCTGGAGTAAAAAACATTCCTAATGTAATCAATGTTGTTTTATCAAAACTAGGTTCTTTTAGCATGGCTTTGTTCTCTATCTTGTTTATTACTTTTTTCTTTATGTTAGATGCTAAGATTTTATCAAAAGGAACTTTTGTTTTAATACCTCAAAACCATCTAATTCACGCAGTAAGGTCTGTAGAAACTATTAAAGATTTACTCTCTCGTTATTTTATTGGCTTGGTAATTCAAATCAGTATTCTATTTTGTATCTACACTTTAATTCTAAGTATTTTTAACATAGAAAATCCTATTATTATTGCCTTTTTATGTGCCTTATTTAATTTGATTCCTTACATAGGTCCTTTAATTGGTGCGGTTGTAATGTTTATTTTTGCCACCACTAATAACTTAGCTTTAGATTTTCAAACAGAAATTTTACCTAATACTTTATACATCATGATAGGGTATGGTATTGCACAGTTGATTGATAATTTTGTTAGTCAACCCATTATATTTTCTAAAAGTGTAAAGTCACATCCTTTAGAAATTTTTTTAGTGATTATGATTTTTGGAAACCTTTTTGGCATTTTAGGAATGGTGATTTCTATTCCAGTTTACACTGCTTTAAAAGTAATTGCTAAAGAATTTTTTTATAAGTACCAAGCAGTAAAATTACTGACCAAAGATTTTTAA
- a CDS encoding ACP phosphodiesterase, translating to MNFLAHLYLANTDKEIIIGNFIADTIKGNQFHHFSDKIQFGIKMHRAIDVFTDEHPIFRQSKRRLDDKYRLYKGVIIDIIYDHFLAKNWLQYSTTPLDVFSQEIYTLLYDHFEILPDRAKHLLPYMSNQNWLYSYRTIHGITSILHDMNVRTKGLSKMNEAVIDLKENYTIFEKDFTAFFKELEAFSSTYLKNYDSKNHK from the coding sequence ATGAATTTTCTTGCCCACTTGTATTTAGCAAACACCGATAAAGAAATCATCATCGGTAATTTTATAGCTGATACAATTAAAGGAAATCAATTTCATCACTTTTCTGATAAAATTCAGTTCGGTATTAAAATGCATCGAGCTATTGATGTTTTTACGGACGAACATCCTATTTTTAGACAAAGTAAAAGAAGACTAGACGATAAATATAGATTGTACAAAGGCGTAATTATAGACATTATTTACGATCACTTTTTAGCTAAAAACTGGCTGCAATATTCAACTACTCCATTAGATGTTTTTAGCCAAGAAATTTACACCTTATTGTACGATCATTTTGAAATTTTACCCGACAGAGCTAAACACCTCTTGCCATATATGTCTAATCAAAATTGGCTGTACAGCTATAGAACCATTCATGGAATCACAAGTATTTTGCATGACATGAATGTAAGAACTAAAGGTTTATCCAAAATGAATGAAGCCGTTATAGACCTTAAAGAGAATTACACTATTTTTGAAAAAGATTTTACTGCCTTTTTTAAAGAATTAGAAGCATTTTCATCAACTTATCTAAAAAATTATGACAGCAAAAACCATAAGTAA